Proteins encoded within one genomic window of Komagataella phaffii GS115 chromosome 3, complete sequence:
- a CDS encoding Essential, non-ATPase regulatory subunit of the 26S proteasome gives MATYASGIPKIPDFDVSKLSFLAQIADGDGDAALVDKVIQGVETNEMAPYYHYLYHQIALPGLEWDQGLYDKLVLQNEKKVEELTNKIKVVDEDDEGEVENAECWAELGNYYAQIGDKNKAIETLGKATDLAPSIGAKIDIKLTLSRIGFFYDDKQFTKKYLDEANALIEKGGDWERKNRYKVYTGIHDLSMRKFKEASDLLIGALPTFTSTELLTYEDLALYALIAGVISLDRKNLKKQLIDSPEILSIESHSSLFKPIFSLLKALYDCKYDSFFKHLLETNDQILTKNVNLAPHANYYLRELRVKAYSQLLESYKSLSLKSMSEEFGVSIEFLDHDLCQFIPNKQLNCVIDRVNGIVETNRPDNKNNQYNLLIKSGDALLTKLQKYGATVRLSGTEKAN, from the coding sequence ATGGCAACCTATGCATCAGGAATTCCCAAAATTCCAGACTTTGACGTATCAAAGCTTAGTTTTCTTGCACAAATAGCCGATGGCGATGGAGACGCTGCATTGGTTGACAAAGTCATTCAGGGCGTTGAGACGAATGAGATGGCTCCCTACTATCATTATCTCTACCACCAAATAGCATTGCCCGGCTTGGAGTGGGATCAAGGGTTGTATGACAAACTAGTCTTgcaaaatgaaaagaaggtAGAGGAATTGACCAACAAAATAAAAGTCgtagatgaagacgatgaaggTGAAGTAGAGAACGCTGAATGTTGGGCCGAACTTGGAAACTACTACGCTCAAATTGGAGACAAGAATAAAGCAATAGAAACACTTGGAAAGGCAACCGATTTAGCTCCAAGTATCGGTGCAAAGATCGATATCAAACTCACCTTATCTCGTATTGGATTCTTTTATGATGACAAACAATTCACCAAGAAGTACTTGGATGAAGCAAATGCTTTAATCGAGAAGGGGGGTGATTGGGAGAGGAAAAATCGTTATAAGGTATACACAGGAATTCATGATCTTTCAATgagaaaattcaaagaagccAGTGATCTTTTGATTGGGGCCTTGCCAACTTTTACGTCAACAGAGCTATTGACATACGAAGACTTGGCATTATATGCCTTGATAGCAGGTGTCATATCGTTAGATCGAAAAAACCTCAAGAAACAGTTAATCGACTCCCCAGAAATTTTATCAATTGAATCACATAGCTCTTTGTTCAAGCCTATTTTCAGTTTATTGAAGGCATTGTATGATTGCAAGTACGACTCATTTTTCAAGCACCTTCTGGAGACTAATGACCAAATTTTGACCAAGAACGTTAATCTTGCTCCACATGCAAATTATTACTTGCGTGAATTGCGAGTAAAAGCCTACTCGCAGCTGTTGGAGTCTTACAAATCTCTGTCTTTAAAATCCATGTCCGAAGAGTTTGGAGTATCAATTGAATTCCTAGACCATGATTTATGTCAGTTTATTCCCAACAAACAGTTAAACTGTGTAATTGACAGAGTCAATGGAATTGTTGAGACAAATAGGCCAGACAACAAGAATAATCAATACAACTTGTTGATCAAGAGTGGTGATGCCCTGTTaacaaaacttcaaaagtaCGGAGCTACTGTCAGATTAAGTGGTACTGAGAAAGCTAATTAG
- a CDS encoding Essential component of the Arp2/3 complex has product MEQPIVLDQGTGFVKIGRGGTNFPDHTFPSIVGRPILRAEERTGTVEIKDIMCGDEASSVRSALQISYPMENGIIKNWEDMEHLWDYAFYERMKIDTTDRKVLLTEPPMNPLKNREKMCDVMFEKYHFGHVYVAIQAVLALYAQGLSSGVVVDSGDGVTHIVPVYESVVLSHLTKRLDVAGRDVTRNLINLLLRRGYAFNRTADFETVRQIKEKLCYVSYDLDFDTKLANDTTTLVESYELPDGRVIKCSSERFEAPECLFQPNLVDVEQPGVGESLFNVIQSADVDIRSTLFKSIVLSGGSSMYPGLPSRLEKELKQQWFHKVLRGDPTRLEKFKVRIEDPPRRKQMVFIGGAVLANIMADKDHMWISRQEWEEQGPRVLEKLGSR; this is encoded by the exons ATGGAACAACCAATTG TTCTGGATCAAGGAACAGGATTCGTTAAGATCGGCCGTGGAGGTACCAACTTCCCGGACCACACGTTCCCTTCTATTGTTGGAAGACCTATACTGCGtgctgaagaaagaactggGACTGTGGAAATTAAAGATATCATGTGTGGAGACGAAGCCAGTAGTGTTCGTAGTGCTCTGCAAATATCGTATCCCATGGAGAACGGAATCATCAAAAACTGGGAAGACATGGAACACCTCTGGGATTACGCCTTTTATGAGCGTATGAAGATAGATACCACGGATCGTAAAGTCTTACTCACAGAACCCCCGATGAACCCGCTCAAGAATAGAGAAAAGATGTGTGATGTcatgtttgaaaaatatcactTCGGACACGTTTATGTGGCCATTCAGGCCGTTTTAGCGCTTTATGCTCAAGGATTATCATCAGGAGTTGTCGTTGATAGTGGAGACGGTGTCACTCATATTGTCCCTGTTTATGAATCTGTGGTTCTGAGCCACCTGACAAAGCGCCTTGACGTCGCCGGTAGAGATGTTACAAGAAATCTCATCAACTTGCTTCTTAGAAGAGGCTATGCGTTTAACAGAACAGCTGATTTCGAAACAGTTCGTCAGATTAAGGAGAAACTATGTTACGTTTCATACGACTTGGATTTTGACACCAAGCTGGCCAATGATACTACCACACTAGTCGAAAGCTATGAACTTCCAGATGGTAGAGTTATAAAATGTTCTTcagaaagatttgaagCTCCTGAATGTCTTTTCCAGCCTAACTTGGTTGATGTTGAGCAACCTGGTGTTGGCGAGTCCTTGTTTAACGTTATTCAATCTGCTGATGTGGATATTAGATCTACATTATTCAAGTCCATTGTTCTCTCAGGAGGATCTAGTATGTACCCAGGATTGCCATCCAGATTGGAAAAGGAACTGAAACAGCAATGGTTCCATAAGGTTCTCCGCGGCGATCCAACAAGATTGGAGAAATTCAAGGTTCGTATAGAAGACCCCCCCAGGAGGAAGCAAATGGTTTTCATTGGAGGTGCGGTTCTGGCCAACATCATGGCCGACAAAGACCACATGTGGATCAGTAGACAGGAGTGGGAAGAGCAAGGTCCTCGAGTTTTAGAGAAGCTTGGCTCAAGATAA
- a CDS encoding Dual-specificity kinase, with amino-acid sequence MKSLSGLGLSPDSNRSEEILPPELNVVTMSMLDDVSFKPTLKPRRERTSVYKDPSIFDKYSNEYFTPHTQTRAPITPPSQQCMESLGRGSSRLSKKYNRIGLGAPKRLSQKLTDEFSLENIMQRGTKTQQRRQQLDQKLQDKDLDPDNLQEIQKDLESHRSKYLNELKRQNHSPPLTTTKAQLPDVAPYFDRNTPAQKTPSREPLRPISSNVRCQELNTATTTNKTSVQPQAPQDNIQRSKPIVQINNKHYEKLELIGRGGSSKVYKVKSFANNKAYAIKRVTLDQFDSNAIKGFKGEIQLLQKLSNSDRVVKLIDYNFSDTTIHLVMELGEIDLAHVLTSQNSLDLNAVRFYASELFKCVQAVHQSGIVHSDLKPANFLFVRGVMKIIDFGIANALDDVTCNIYRDSQIGTPNYMAPEALIECSSKGVASLGPESSTWKIGKGSDIWSCGCILYQMVYGRPPYAHFNGNQRLMAIMNPQVQIEYSEKGLDDVRVPSALKSLMQGCLERDLTKRITCEEALNSNFLNPKTVSREFICDLVDHALKYGARNQNVTPDVMSSLCEEVWSKVCQSNN; translated from the coding sequence ATGAAGTCACTTTCTGGGCTAGGGCTCTCTCCTGACTCAAATCGGAGTGAGGAGATTTTGCCTCCAGAACTTAATGTGGTCACAATGTCAATGTTGGATGATGTCAGCTTCAAGCCAACTTTGAAGCCTAGGCGGGAGAGAACTTCAGTGTACAAGGACCCTTCCATATTTGACAAATACTCCAACGAGTATTTCACACCTCATACACAAACCAGGGCTCCCATTACGCCACCGTCACAGCAATGTATGGAGTCATTGGGAAGAGGGTCTTCTCGtttgtcaaaaaaatacaatCGAATAGGTTTAGGAGCTCCTAAGCGACTGTCGCAGAAACTAACCGATGAGTTTTCACTGGAAAATATTATGCAAAGGGGTACAAAGACTCAGCAAAGGAGGCAGCAATTGGACCAAAAGTTGCAAGATAAAGATTTGGACCCGGATAACTTAcaggaaattcaaaaggATCTTGAATCCCATCGCTCAAAGTACCTCAACGAACTGAAGAGGCAAAATCATAGTCCTCCATTAACTACAACAAAAGCTCAATTGCCAGATGTAGCGCCATACTTTGATAGAAATACACCGGCGCAGAAGACTCCATCCAGAGAACCTTTACGTCCAATTTCTAGCAATGTACGATGCCAAGAATTAAacacagcaacaacaaccaaCAAAACCTCTGTGCAACCCCAAGCGCCACAAGATAACATACAACGATCAAAGCCCATTGTTCAAATAAATAATAAACATTATGAAAAGCTTGAATTGATTGGTAGAGGAGGTTCGTCAAAGGTCTACAAAGTCAAGTCTTTTGCAAATAATAAGGCCTACGCTATAAAGCGAGTCACATTGGATCAGTTCGACAGCAATGCCATCAAAGGATTCAAAGGCGAAATCCAGCTGTTACAAAAACTTAGTAACTCTGATAGAGTTGTTAAGTTGATCGATTACAATTTCTCTGACACAACGATACACCTAGTAATGGAACTGGGAGAAATTGACCTAGCACATGTGTTGACGTCGCAAAACAGTTTAGATCTCAACGCGGTTCGGTTTTATGCTTCAGAACTATTTAAATGTGTGCAGGCAGTGCATCAATCGGGTATTGTACATAGTGACCTCAAGCCTGCaaactttttgtttgttcGTGGTGTGATGAAGATTATCGATTTTGGAATAGCAAATGCCTTGGATGATGTGACATGCAATATTTATAGAGATTCTCAGATTGGAACGCCCAACTATATGGCTCCAGAGGCTCTTATAGAATGCAGTTCCAAAGGTGTTGCATCCCTGGGTCCCGAGTCTAGTActtggaaaattggaaaGGGATCTGACATATGGTCTTGCGGCTGTATCTTGTATCAAATGGTTTACGGAAGACCTCCTTATGCGCACTTTAATGGGAATCAGCGATTAATGGCAATCATGAATCCTCAAGTACAAATTGAATATTCAGAAAAAGGGCTAGATGATGTCAGAGTACCATCCGCTTTGAAATCATTAATGCAAGGATGCTTAGAAAGAGATCTTACTAAAAGAATTACCTGTGAAGAAGCCCTTAACAGCAACTTTTTGAACCCCAAGACAGTTTCCAGAGAGTTCATTTGTGACTTAGTAGACCATGCCTTGAAGTATGGCGCAAGAAACCAGAATGTCACACCAGACGTGATGAGCTCTTTGTGCGAAGAGGTGTGGAGCAAAGTCTGTCAGAGCAATAACTGA
- a CDS encoding Subunit b of the stator stalk of mitochondrial F1F0 ATP synthase, whose translation MSLARVSFRAARQSTIGLRAFQPCAVRLQSSQVEPKAKANSIIDALPGNNILSKTGIVATSVAGAVYAISNELYVVNEESILLLTFAGTVGVVAKVLGPLYNEWASSTIQNITDILNSSRTKHVEAVKGRIDQVGNLKDIVSTTKALFELSKETAQLEAEAFALKQQVDIAAEAKSVLDSWVRYESQVRQLEQQQLASSVISKVQEQLKDPKFQQKVLLQSLEQVEQVFAKK comes from the coding sequence ATGTCTCTTGCCAGAGTTTCTTTCAGAGCTGCACGTCAATCGACTATCGGATTGCGAGCATTCCAACCATGTGCTGTCCGTCTGCAATCTTCTCAAGTTGAACCAAAGGCTAAGGCTAACTCCATCATCGACGCTCTTCCAGGTAACAACATTTTGTCCAAGACTGGAATCGTTGCCACATCTGTTGCTGGTGCCGTTTATGCCATCTCCAACGAACTGTATGTCGTCAATGAGGAGTCAATTCTGCTTTTGACTTTCGCCGGAACTGTAGGTGTCGTAGCCAAGGTCCTAGGCCCACTTTACAATGAATGGGCTTCCTCCACTATCCAGAACATCACCGACATTTTGAATAGCTCCAGAACTAAGCATGTTGAGGCTGTCAAGGGTAGAATCGACCAGGTTGGTAACTTGAAAGACATTGTCTCTACTACCAAGGCCCTTTTCGAGTTGTCCAAGGAGACTGCTCAATTAGAGGCCGAGGCTTTCGCATTGAAGCAACAAGTTGACATTGCTGCTGAGGCCAAATCTGTTTTGGACTCTTGGGTCAGATACGAATCACAGGTTAGACAATTGGAGCAACAGCAGTTGGCTTCCTCTGTCATTTCTAAGGTCCAGGAGCAATTGAAGGACCCTAAGTTCCAACAGAAGGTCCTGCTACAGTCTCTTGAACAGGTTGAGCAGgtctttgcaaagaaatAG